The DNA window CTGCGCGAGGTCGGCGACGTCGTCGCCGCCGCGGTGCGCGAGGCGGGAGCCATCCCCCGCGAGTTCAACACGATCGCGGTCGACGACGGCATCGCGATGGGCCACGGCGGCATGCTCTACTCGCTGCCGTCCCGCGAGCTGATCGCCGACGCGGTCGAGTACATGGTCAACGCCCACTGCGCGGACGCGCTCATCTGCGTCTCCAACTGCGACAAGATCACGCCGGGCATGCTGCTCGCCGCCTTCCGGCTCAACATCCCGACGGTGTTCGTCTCCGGCGGCCCGATGGAGGCCGGCAAGACCCCGGGGCGCAAGCTCGACCTCATCGACCCGATGATCGCCTCCGCAGACGCGTCGGTCTCCGACGAGGAGCTGCTGGAGATGGAGGAGAGCGCCTGCCCGACCTGCGGCTCGTGCTCCGGCATGTTCACCGCCAACTCCATGAACTGCCTGACTGAGGCGATGGGTCTGGCGCTGCCCGGCAACGGCACCATCCTGGCCACGCACAAGGCGCGCAAGCGGCTCTTCGAGGACGCCGGCCGCACGCTGGTCGAGATCACCCGCCGCTACTACGAGGAGGGCGACGAGTCGGTGCTGCCGCGCTCGATCGCCACCCGCGAGGCGTTCGAGAACGCCATGGCGCTCGACGTCGCCATGGGCGGCTCCACCAACACGATCCTGCACATCCTGGCCGCGGCCCGCGAGGCCGAGGTCGACTTCGGCCTCAAGGAGATCAACGAGATCTCGCTGCGGGTGCCCTGCCTGTGCAAGGTCGCCCCGGCCACCAGCAAATACCACGTCGAGGACGTCCACCGGGCCGGCGGCATCCCCGCCATCCTGGGCGAGCTCGACCGGGCCGGGCTGCTGCACCGCGACGTGCCCACGGTCAACGGCGGCACGCTGGCCGACCTGCTGGCCGGCTGGGACGTCAGGTCACCTTCCGTCCGGCCGGAGGCCGTCGAGCTCTGGCACGCCGCGCCCGGCAACGTGCGCACGGTGAAGCCCTACTCCCAGGACAACCGCTGGGACGACCTCGACCTCGACCGGGCCGCCGGCTGCGTCCGCGACCTGGAGCACGCCTACACCGCCGACGGCGGCCTCGCGGTGCTCTACGGCAACATCTCGCGCGACGGCGCGGTGGTGAAGACCGCCGGGGTGGACGAGTCGATCTGGCGCTTCAGCGGCCCTGCGGTGGTGTTCGAGTCGCAGGAGGACGCCGTCGAGGGCATCCTCGGCGGGCGGGTCAAGGAGGGCGACGTCGTCGTCATCCGCTACGAGGGCCCCAAGGGCGGCCCCGGCATGCAGGAGATGCTCTACCCGACCTCGTTCCTCAAGGGCAAGGGCCTCGGCAAGGCGTGCGCGCTGGTCACCGACGGCCGCTTCTCCGGCGGCACGTCGGGGCTGTCCATCGGCCACGCCTCCCCCGAGGCGGCCGAGGGCGGCACGATCGCGCTGGTCGAGGACGGCGACGTCATCGACATCGACATCCCCAACCGGACGATGGAGCTGCGCGTCCCCGAGGCGGAGCTGGCGGCGCGGCGCGAGCGGCTGCTGACCGACCTGGGCGGCTACCGGCCGCGCGAGCGCAACCGGCCGGTGAGCGTGGCGTTGCAGGCCTACGCCGCGATGACGACCTCCGCCTCGACGGGGGCCTCGCGGGACCTGTCGCAACTGTCGAAGTAGCGGGCGTCCGGGACGGCGGGCGACAGGGTTCTCGCCTGCCGTGCCGGTGTGTCCGGGCACCTGTCCTTCCGGACAGGTTTTCGAAAAATGTCGGTCGCGGTCCGTATTCTTTGGGTATGACGACAGTCGTGAAGCACGATACTCGCCCGCTGACGACCGCCGAGATCGCCGCCCTCGCACTCTCCCTCGCCCACCTCGGCGCGGGACCCCAGGCTGTCACCGCCCGGCGCGGCCTGCAGCACGCGCTCCAGCACCTGGAGCTCGACGACGACGTCATCGCCGCCACCCTCGCCACCCTGACCGAGCCGCTGCCCCTGGAGGTCGCCTCCCGGGCCAGGCTGATGGCCGACGCCATCACCAGCCGGCTCATGATCCGCCTGCACTACCGCGACGCCGGGGGCAACATCACCGTCCGCGACGTCGAGCCGGTGACCTGCCTGGTGCACCGCGAATACTGGTATCTCGTCGGCGTGTGCCGGATGCGCCGCGGGATCCGGGCCTTCAGGTTCGACCGCATCCTCGCGGTCGAGCCCACGCTCACGCCGGCGCGGCCGCATCTGGCCGACCGGTTCCTGCCGTTCCAGCGCCGCAAGCGGGTCAGGGCCGGAGCGGCCTAGCGCCAGGACGCCGGGGCGGCCGGCTCGCCGCCGCCCCGGCCCCAGGGTCAGGGGAACGGCGCCCCCGGCCCCAGGGGTCAGGGGAACGGCGCCCCTGCCTTCCGGTCAGGAGGAGCAGCAGCCCCCGCCGCAGCAACCGCCGCCGCCACCGCTGGGGCGGGGTGCGGCGGCGCCGCCGGTCATGGCGACCGTGGACAGCAGCTTCACCGTGTCGTCGTGGCCTTCTGGGCAGGCCGCCGGCGCGTCGGAGTCCGACATCGGGCGGGACACCTCGAACGTGGAGCCGCACGCGCGGCAGCGGAAGTCGTAACGGGGCATGGCCTAAGCGTAGGTGATGTGCGCGTAGTCGGACACGGGCTCGTACCCGATGGCCTGGTAGATGGCGTTGCTGGTGGGGTTGGCCAGGTCGGTGAAGAGCACGACCTCCTCGCCCCGCTCCGCGAGCCCGACGCGGCTGACGTGGGCGGTGACCGCGGACCCGTAGCCGTGCCGGCGGCGCGAGGGGGGCGTGTAGACCGGCCCGACCCGGCAGACCCCGCCCGCCGCCTGCGACAGCGCCGCGAGGGAAACCGGCGCGCCGCCGTCCTCCCACACGAACAGCTCGCGCCGGGTCAGCCGCTGGGCGACCCGCTCGGCCGGGTCGCCCTCGCCGAGCCCGGCCTCCTCGCCGAAGGCGTGGTACCAGCTCACCAGCAGCGGGAAGTCGGCGGGCGTGGCGAGCCTGCCCCGCCCCGGCACCTCGGGGACGCTCAGCGCGCCGAGCCGGTAGAGCCGCTCGGCGACGGTCCTCGCGGGCGGCCCCATCAGGCGGACGACCTCGTCGGTCAGCTCGGCCCGGCCGACGATCGCGGGGATGTCCCGGCCGAGCGCCTCCACCAGGGGCGCGACCGCCTCGACCGGCATGACGGCGAGCCCGATCGGGTACGGCGGCGTACGGAAGGCCGCCCCCCGCACCTGCCCGCCCACCGTCCACCAGCCGAACCGGGGATCCTTGGCCGGCGTGCCGGCGCGCAGGTCGGCCAGCACGGTCAGCGGGACGGTGTTGCCCACCGGGTCGCCGAGCAGGAAGGGCTCGGCGACCGCGGCGTACTCCTCCGGGTCGGAGGTGAAGGTCCACATGCCTGGCATGGTGCCAGGCGGCGGCCCGCCCGGACAAAGCGGGCGGTCAGGCCGCCGCCTCCAGGTAGGGCGCCCACTGGGGGTCGCCCACGAGGGAGGCGCCGATCAGCCGCCAGTGTGCCCCGCGCGGCACCGCGGGGAGCACGCGGAGCGTCCACCCCAGCTCTTCCAGGTATTTGTCGGCCTTGCTGTGGTTGCAGGTGGTGCAGGACGCCACGCAGTTCTCCCAGGTGTGCGTGCCGCCCCGGGAGCGCGGGATGACGTGGTCGATGGTCTCGGCCCGCTGCCCGCAGTAGGCGCAACGGTAGTTGTCACGGCGCATGAGCGCCGCCCTGGTCAGGGGGATGCGCGACCGGTAAGGGATGCGGACATATCTGCGGAGCCTGATCACCGAGGGCACGTCGAGCGTGCAGGTCGCTGAGCGCAGCACGGCGCCCCTGCCGTCGCGGTGCACGACGTCGGCCTTCCCCCGGAGCACCAGCACGACGGCGCGGTGCAGGGAGAGCGTGGTGAGCGGCTCGTAAGTGGCGTTCAGCAGCAGGACCTGGCGCGTCATCGGGCCTCTCCCCGCTGCTTGCGTATCAAAGGGGACATGCCGTGGCATGTCCCGGCTGTCGGCCCCTCCTGGGGCACTCGTGCTTCCGTCACGTGGACCTCCGCCGGACGGCCCAGCGGATGGTCACCACGGCGCCGTCCTGTCAGCAAGTCTGGCGTTAGCAGCGCCGTCCCCGCCACCCCATAAAGCACTCACCGGACTGACCAAAGGGACGCACGGTACGTTTTATGCCCGCTTCACCTGGGTTTTACGCCTGCTCCGTGGCAGTAGGGTTCCCAGCATGACGCGAGAGCCGTACCCCGCCGCACGCCGCGAAGACATCATCGACGAACTGCACGGAACGCCCGTACCAGACCCCTACAGATGGCTGGAGGATCCCGACAGTCCAGAGACGAAGGGATGGCTGCTCGCGCAGAGCGAGCTGTTCAGCCGGAGCCGGGGGCCGCAACGGTTCAAGAGCCGCATCGCCGAGCTGCTGCGGTCCGGCTCGATCGGCGTGCCGACCTGGCGCGGCGAGCGCTACTTCTTCAGCCGCCGCACGCCCGACCAGGAGCACGCGGTCTACTACGTCGTCGAGGCCGACGGCACCGAGCGGGCGCTGATCGACCCGATGGCGATCGACCCGTCGGGGCTGACCACGCTCGACGCCGTCCAGCCCGACAAGGAGGGGCGGCTGCTGGCCTACCAGCTCTCGGTGGGCGGCAACGAGGAGTCCGTCCTCTACATCATGGACGTGGCGACGGGCGCCCGCGTCGAGGGGCCGATCGACCGCTGCCGCTACTCCCCCGTCGCCTGGCTGCCCGGCGGCGAGGCGTTCTACTACGTGCGCCGGCTGCCGAGCACCGAGGTGCCGGAGAACGAGACCCAGTTCCACCGCCGCGTCTACCTGCACCGCGTCGGCACCTCCACCGAGGACGACGCCATGATCTTCGGCCAGGGGCTGAAGATGACCAACTACTACGGCGTCGGCGTCTCCCGCGACGGCCGCTGGCTGCAGGTCTCGGCGCACGAGGGCACCGCGCCCCGCAACGACCTCTGGGTGGCCGACCTGACCGCCTCCCCGGCCGACCGGCCCGAGCTCAGGGTCGTCCAGGAGGGCGTGGACGCGCAGGCCGGGCTGGTCTTCGGCCGCGACGGCCGGCTCTACGTCCACACCGACCGCGACGCCTCCCGCGCCCGGGTGTGCGTCACCGACCCGGCCGAGCCCGGCTACGACACCTGGCGCGAGCTGATCCCCGAGGACCCCGAGGCGGTGCTCAACGACTTCGCCATCCTCGACGACCTGGAGCGCCCGGTGCTGCTGGTGGGCTGGACCCGCCACGCGATCAGCGAGATCACCGTGCACGACCTGGAGACCGGCGAACGCCTCGGCGAGGTGCCCACGCCCGGCCTGGGCTCGGTCGGCGGCATCGCCGAGCGCCCCGAGGGCGGCCACGAGGCGTGGTTCGGCTACACCGACAACACCACCCCGCCCACCATCCAGCGCTACGACGCCCGCACCGGCGAGACCACGCTGTGGGCGGCCTCGCCGGGCGCCGTGGAGGTGCCGGACGTCCGCACCGAGCAGGTCGTCTACCGCTCCGCGGACGGCACCGACGTCCGGATGCTGGTCATCTCGCCGCCCGGCGAGGCGAGCGGCCCCCGCCCGGCGATCCTCTACGGCTACGGCGGCTTCGGCATCTCCATGACCCCCGGCTACTCCGCCTCGATCCTGGCCTGGGTGGAGGCCGGCGGCGTCTACGCCATCGCCAACCTGCGCGGCGGCGGCGAGGAGGGCGAGCAGTGGCACCGCGACGGCATGCTGGGCAACAAGCAGAACGTCTTCGACGACTTCCACGCCGCGGCCGAGCACCTGATCGCCACCGGGGTGACCACGGCCGGGCAGCTCGGCATCTCCGGCGGCTCCAACGGCGGGCTGCTCGTGGGCGCGGCGCTCACCCAGCGGCCCGACCTGTACGCCGCCGTGGTGTGCTCGGCCCCGCTGCTCGACATGGTCAGGTACGAGCTGTTCGGCCTGGGCGCGACCTGGAACGTCGAGTACGGCTCGGCCGCCGACCCCGAGCAGTTCGGCTGGCTGTGGGGCTACTCGCCGTACCACCACGTCAAGGAGGGCGTGGAGTACCCGGCGACGCTGTTCACCGTCTTCCAGTCCGACACCCGGGTGCACCCGCTGCACGCCTGGAAGATGTGCGCGGCGTTGCAGCACGCGACGGCCTCCGACCGGCCGGTGCTGCTGCGCAACGAGACCGAGGTGGGTCACGGCGCCCGCTCGGTCAGCCGCTCGGTCGACCTGTCGGCCGACACGCTGACCTTCCTCGCCGCCCACACCGGGCTCTAGAGTCGGAGGGGTGAGCATGCTGGGGCCGGCCATGGTCGAGGCCGTCCCCAGCGCTGCCCTGCGCCCCTACGTCACCCGCCTGACCGCCTACCGCGAGCACCCCGGCACGCCGGTGACGCGGGCGGAGGCGGCGATGCCCGGGGCCGTGCTCATCCTCGCCTTCGGCACGCCGATGGAGGTGGACGGGCAGCGGCTCACGGCGTTCGCCGGCGGGCTCGGCGACCGGTTCACCGTCACCCGCACGGCGGGGCCGACGGAGGGCGTGCAGGCGTTCCTCACGCCGTTCGGCGCCAGGCGGCTGCACGGCCTGCCGATGCGTCACCTGACCAACCGCGTCCTGCCGGCGGGCGAGCTGCTGGGGGCGTGGGCGGAGACGGCCGTGGAGCGGCTGGCCGCCACGCCGTCCTGGCGGGAGCGGCTGGCGCTGGTCGACCGGCTGCTGCTGGCCCGCCTCCTGCGGGGGCCCGAGGTGGGGCCGGAGGTGCCGTGGGCGTGGGCGCGGCTGCTGGAGTCGGGCGGGCGGGTCCGCGCGCCCGAGCTCGCCGCCTCGCTGGGCTGGAGCCACCGGCATCTGGTGGCGCGTTTCCAGGACCAGGTGGGGCTGCCGCCGAAGACGGCGGCCCGGGTGATCAGGTTCGGGCGGGCGGCGCGGCTGCTGCGCTCGGGCGCGGCTCCCGCGCTGGTGGCGGCCGAGTGCGGCTTCTACGACCAGGCGCACCTCAACCGGGAGTTCCGCGCGCTCGGCGGCGTCACGCCCGGTCAGATTCGTCCAAGACCCGGGAGCCGGCGCCCGGCATCCTGAGCCCCATGAGACGAACCGTGTACGCGCTCGCCCGCTACCAGGACTGCGGGGCGGCGCTCGACTTCCTGACGGAGGCGTTCGGGTTCCGGGCGCACGAGGTGTCCAAGAACGACGAGGGCGTGGTGCACCACGCCGAGCTGCTGGTGGGCGACGACCTCGTCATGATCGGCCAGGGCCGGCCGGGCGGGCCGGGGGTCTACGTCGCGGTGGACGACGTGGACGCCCACCACGACCGCGCGGTGGCGGCGGGGGCCAGGGTGACCATGGCGCTGGTGGACCAGCCGTACGGGTCCAGGGAGTACGGCTGCGCCGACCCCGAGGGCAACCTCTGGTGGTTCGGGACCTACCGGCCCTGACCAGCGGGACTCAGGGGGACTCAGCGGGGGAAGACCACCGTCTTGTGGCCGTCGAGCAGGACCCGCTGCTCGGCGTGCCACTTGACCGCCCGCGCCAGCGTCACGCACTCGACGTCGCGCCCGATGGCCGCGAGGTCCTCCGGCGAGTGGCTGTGGTTGACCCGGGCCACCTCCTGCTCGATGATCGGCCCCTCGTCGAGGTCGGAGGTCACGTAGTGGGCGGTGGCGCCGATCAGCTTGACGCCGCGGTCGTGCGCCTGGTGGTAGGGCTTGGCGCCCTTGAACGACGGCAGGAACGAGTGGTGGATGTTGATCGCCCGCCCGGCCAGCTTCTCGCAGAGGTCCGGGGAGAGCACCTGCATGTAGCGGGCCAGCACCACGAGGTCGGCCTGGTAGTGCTCGACCAGTGCGAGCACCTCGGCCTCCTGCCTGGGCTTGGTGTCCGGGGTGACCGGCAGGTGGTGGTAGTCGATGCCGTGCGACTGGGTGAGCGGGCGCAGGTCGGGGTGGTTGGAGACGACCGCGACGACGTCGATGTCGAGCGTCCTCGCCTTGACCCGGTAGAGCAGGTCGTTGAGGCAGTGGTCGAACTTGCTGACCATGATGAGCACGCGCGGCTTGCGCGCGACGTCCCGCACCGTGAACTCCATGGCGAAGTCGGGGGCGAGCGCGGCGAAGGCCGCCCTGATGTCGTCCTCGGACGGCCCGCCGGCGAACTGCACGCGCATGAAGAAGCGCTGCGCCACCCGGTCGCCGAACTGCTGGCTCTCGATGATGTTGCACCCGTTGCGGGCGAGCAGGCCGGAGACGGCGGCCACGACGCCGGGGCGGTCGGGGCAGGAGAGCGTCAGGATGTATTCGGCTGGGCTGGTCATGCGGTCACTCTCG is part of the Nonomuraea coxensis DSM 45129 genome and encodes:
- the ilvD gene encoding dihydroxy-acid dehydratase — protein: MPALRSRTVTHGRNMAGARALLRATGVAGSDFGKPIVAVANSFTQFVPGHVHLREVGDVVAAAVREAGAIPREFNTIAVDDGIAMGHGGMLYSLPSRELIADAVEYMVNAHCADALICVSNCDKITPGMLLAAFRLNIPTVFVSGGPMEAGKTPGRKLDLIDPMIASADASVSDEELLEMEESACPTCGSCSGMFTANSMNCLTEAMGLALPGNGTILATHKARKRLFEDAGRTLVEITRRYYEEGDESVLPRSIATREAFENAMALDVAMGGSTNTILHILAAAREAEVDFGLKEINEISLRVPCLCKVAPATSKYHVEDVHRAGGIPAILGELDRAGLLHRDVPTVNGGTLADLLAGWDVRSPSVRPEAVELWHAAPGNVRTVKPYSQDNRWDDLDLDRAAGCVRDLEHAYTADGGLAVLYGNISRDGAVVKTAGVDESIWRFSGPAVVFESQEDAVEGILGGRVKEGDVVVIRYEGPKGGPGMQEMLYPTSFLKGKGLGKACALVTDGRFSGGTSGLSIGHASPEAAEGGTIALVEDGDVIDIDIPNRTMELRVPEAELAARRERLLTDLGGYRPRERNRPVSVALQAYAAMTTSASTGASRDLSQLSK
- a CDS encoding helix-turn-helix transcriptional regulator — translated: MTTVVKHDTRPLTTAEIAALALSLAHLGAGPQAVTARRGLQHALQHLELDDDVIAATLATLTEPLPLEVASRARLMADAITSRLMIRLHYRDAGGNITVRDVEPVTCLVHREYWYLVGVCRMRRGIRAFRFDRILAVEPTLTPARPHLADRFLPFQRRKRVRAGAA
- a CDS encoding FmdB family zinc ribbon protein; amino-acid sequence: MPRYDFRCRACGSTFEVSRPMSDSDAPAACPEGHDDTVKLLSTVAMTGGAAAPRPSGGGGGCCGGGCCSS
- a CDS encoding GNAT family N-acetyltransferase encodes the protein MWTFTSDPEEYAAVAEPFLLGDPVGNTVPLTVLADLRAGTPAKDPRFGWWTVGGQVRGAAFRTPPYPIGLAVMPVEAVAPLVEALGRDIPAIVGRAELTDEVVRLMGPPARTVAERLYRLGALSVPEVPGRGRLATPADFPLLVSWYHAFGEEAGLGEGDPAERVAQRLTRRELFVWEDGGAPVSLAALSQAAGGVCRVGPVYTPPSRRRHGYGSAVTAHVSRVGLAERGEEVVLFTDLANPTSNAIYQAIGYEPVSDYAHITYA
- a CDS encoding HNH endonuclease, which translates into the protein MTRQVLLLNATYEPLTTLSLHRAVVLVLRGKADVVHRDGRGAVLRSATCTLDVPSVIRLRRYVRIPYRSRIPLTRAALMRRDNYRCAYCGQRAETIDHVIPRSRGGTHTWENCVASCTTCNHSKADKYLEELGWTLRVLPAVPRGAHWRLIGASLVGDPQWAPYLEAAA
- a CDS encoding prolyl oligopeptidase family serine peptidase, with the translated sequence MTREPYPAARREDIIDELHGTPVPDPYRWLEDPDSPETKGWLLAQSELFSRSRGPQRFKSRIAELLRSGSIGVPTWRGERYFFSRRTPDQEHAVYYVVEADGTERALIDPMAIDPSGLTTLDAVQPDKEGRLLAYQLSVGGNEESVLYIMDVATGARVEGPIDRCRYSPVAWLPGGEAFYYVRRLPSTEVPENETQFHRRVYLHRVGTSTEDDAMIFGQGLKMTNYYGVGVSRDGRWLQVSAHEGTAPRNDLWVADLTASPADRPELRVVQEGVDAQAGLVFGRDGRLYVHTDRDASRARVCVTDPAEPGYDTWRELIPEDPEAVLNDFAILDDLERPVLLVGWTRHAISEITVHDLETGERLGEVPTPGLGSVGGIAERPEGGHEAWFGYTDNTTPPTIQRYDARTGETTLWAASPGAVEVPDVRTEQVVYRSADGTDVRMLVISPPGEASGPRPAILYGYGGFGISMTPGYSASILAWVEAGGVYAIANLRGGGEEGEQWHRDGMLGNKQNVFDDFHAAAEHLIATGVTTAGQLGISGGSNGGLLVGAALTQRPDLYAAVVCSAPLLDMVRYELFGLGATWNVEYGSAADPEQFGWLWGYSPYHHVKEGVEYPATLFTVFQSDTRVHPLHAWKMCAALQHATASDRPVLLRNETEVGHGARSVSRSVDLSADTLTFLAAHTGL
- a CDS encoding helix-turn-helix domain-containing protein, translated to MLGPAMVEAVPSAALRPYVTRLTAYREHPGTPVTRAEAAMPGAVLILAFGTPMEVDGQRLTAFAGGLGDRFTVTRTAGPTEGVQAFLTPFGARRLHGLPMRHLTNRVLPAGELLGAWAETAVERLAATPSWRERLALVDRLLLARLLRGPEVGPEVPWAWARLLESGGRVRAPELAASLGWSHRHLVARFQDQVGLPPKTAARVIRFGRAARLLRSGAAPALVAAECGFYDQAHLNREFRALGGVTPGQIRPRPGSRRPAS
- a CDS encoding VOC family protein, with the translated sequence MRRTVYALARYQDCGAALDFLTEAFGFRAHEVSKNDEGVVHHAELLVGDDLVMIGQGRPGGPGVYVAVDDVDAHHDRAVAAGARVTMALVDQPYGSREYGCADPEGNLWWFGTYRP
- the purU gene encoding formyltetrahydrofolate deformylase produces the protein MTSPAEYILTLSCPDRPGVVAAVSGLLARNGCNIIESQQFGDRVAQRFFMRVQFAGGPSEDDIRAAFAALAPDFAMEFTVRDVARKPRVLIMVSKFDHCLNDLLYRVKARTLDIDVVAVVSNHPDLRPLTQSHGIDYHHLPVTPDTKPRQEAEVLALVEHYQADLVVLARYMQVLSPDLCEKLAGRAINIHHSFLPSFKGAKPYHQAHDRGVKLIGATAHYVTSDLDEGPIIEQEVARVNHSHSPEDLAAIGRDVECVTLARAVKWHAEQRVLLDGHKTVVFPR